A genome region from Ottowia testudinis includes the following:
- a CDS encoding metallophosphoesterase family protein, translating to MHIAHFSDLHYGAATLEEADRCFGAAVDWAIAEKVEAAILSGDATDHGLDLHEPATLSLLAQVRRLAGHCPVLMLQGTFSHEPPGTLSVFRLLDARHPVHVADRIEQVALTREGLWQASSSWCFEDVPAGARLLVSCVPTINKAVVAATVGAADAPQAVGEHLALLLAGFAPTNRRARAQGIPTVAVSHGTVLGSLSEHGVPMAGFDHEFSTGALFGAETQAVMLGHIHRYQSWEQDGAAGRQCIAYAGSIGRFHFGEEGEKGFLLWEVSADAGRCVLVPTPTRRTIDIVFEGRPDLETLREAIAKHGVEGAHVRVRWTVTDEDRHAVDRAAISRLLAGAAQAKLEGRIVPVVRTRAPGISQLGSLADKVRRWAELTGVEPASVLGCLEALGEKAPGEIAAGVLSSSGMAARGEARAMECAEALP from the coding sequence ATGCACATCGCTCACTTTTCCGACCTGCACTACGGCGCGGCGACGCTGGAGGAAGCGGACCGGTGCTTTGGCGCGGCGGTCGACTGGGCAATCGCCGAGAAGGTCGAGGCGGCGATCCTCTCGGGGGATGCCACCGACCATGGCCTGGACCTGCATGAGCCGGCAACCCTGAGCTTGCTCGCACAGGTGCGCCGGCTGGCCGGCCATTGCCCGGTGCTGATGCTGCAGGGGACGTTTTCCCATGAGCCACCGGGGACGCTGTCGGTGTTCCGGCTGCTGGACGCGCGCCATCCAGTACATGTCGCCGACCGCATCGAGCAGGTCGCGCTGACGCGGGAGGGCCTGTGGCAGGCCTCAAGTAGCTGGTGCTTCGAGGACGTGCCGGCGGGCGCGCGGCTGCTGGTGTCCTGCGTGCCGACCATCAACAAGGCCGTGGTCGCGGCCACCGTCGGCGCAGCCGATGCGCCCCAGGCGGTGGGCGAGCACCTGGCGCTGCTGCTCGCGGGCTTTGCGCCCACCAATCGGCGGGCGAGGGCACAGGGCATTCCGACCGTCGCCGTCTCGCATGGAACGGTGCTCGGCAGCCTCTCCGAGCATGGTGTGCCGATGGCGGGTTTCGACCACGAGTTCAGCACCGGCGCGCTGTTTGGCGCCGAAACCCAGGCCGTGATGCTGGGCCACATCCACCGCTATCAATCCTGGGAACAGGACGGGGCGGCGGGCCGCCAGTGCATCGCCTATGCGGGCTCCATCGGGCGCTTCCACTTCGGGGAAGAGGGTGAGAAGGGGTTTTTGCTGTGGGAGGTGAGCGCCGATGCGGGGCGGTGCGTGCTGGTGCCGACGCCGACGCGGCGCACCATCGACATTGTGTTCGAAGGGCGCCCCGATTTGGAGACGCTGCGCGAGGCCATTGCCAAGCACGGCGTGGAGGGGGCGCATGTGCGCGTGCGCTGGACGGTCACGGACGAGGATCGCCACGCGGTCGACCGCGCCGCAATCAGCCGATTGCTGGCAGGCGCCGCACAGGCCAAGCTGGAAGGGCGGATCGTTCCGGTTGTGCGGACCCGGGCGCCGGGCATCAGCCAGCTTGGCTCCCTGGCCGACAAGGTGCGGCGCTGGGCGGAGCTTACGGGCGTTGAACCGGCCAGTGTGCTGGGTTGTCTGGAAGCGCTGGGTGAAAAGGCGCCAGGAGAGATTGCTGCCGGCGTGCTTTCGTCGAGTGGGATGGCCGCGCGAGGAGAGGCCCGGGCAATGGAATGCGCAGAAGCGCTTCCCTGA